A single window of Drosophila suzukii chromosome 3, CBGP_Dsuzu_IsoJpt1.0, whole genome shotgun sequence DNA harbors:
- the LOC108015557 gene encoding shootin-1 isoform X1: MERRGRIPVAKFRTQEAKTRSRSRVREPDYNEQDPEHDMFTLLEDNIALREENKALKLEIETHKTTQEEQQAQHDKVCMALESLQQQQTNFETQIKELSAKFNKALNERNALDKLHKMKVDQIHNLTSELEHIREKQQDQTPVTSPRLVLGSVELKRKLFKILQSGSTDSADSIGTQELDSLVDVNSEGVPITSSLVERLADEFLTLKNMTSAVELQLYEANEKMAELLEQQHAMEEENEALRTENSNLTKVAKLLTENMKESVETSQKMEAALIKLKQRNDELTAKTRDLTDGQPGTRTSTSSSVLNEQVEFEQIQDQVQQQAREHNERIVEMQNLMDAAIAKTTNDELKKLQLKLEILEEQLREAVTRADHAEEQLALYQQKSLAAPPPPPPPPPPPPPPKAGQLFHAVGLVAAGGALGGGSLSDHIAGHSLRKGSGDKIIENVKHQVQAEAATGLDALMREFKSGGVTLRRRNRRKTGTSEALKEMFQVLEISQKQNRNSKICVDLHSARGVDL, translated from the exons ATGGAGCGACGCGGACGCATTCCGGTGGCCAAGTTCCGAACCCAGGAGGCCAAGACGCGCAGCAGGAGTCGCGTGAGGGAGCCGGACTACAATGAGCAGGACCCGGAGCACGACATGTTCACCTTGCTGGAAGATAACATCGCCCTCAGGGAAGAGAACAAGGCTTTAAAACTGGAAATTGAAACCC ATAAAACCAcgcaggaggagcagcaggcTCAGCATGACAAGGTTTGCATGGCCTTGGAGTCcctgcaacagcagcagacCAATTTCGAGACCCAAATCAAGGAGCTGAGCGCAAAGTTTAACAAAGCTCTTAACGAACGAAATGCTTTGGATAAGCTGCACAAAATGAAGGTCGATCAGATACACAA TCTCACCAGCGAGCTTGAGCATATACGCGAGAAGCAGCAGGATCAGACACCTGTAACAAGCCCGCGTCTGGTTCTGGGATCCGTGGAACTCAAACGAAAGCTTTTTAAGATTCTGCAGTCGGGCAGCACAGACAGTGCCGACAGTATCGGCACTCAAGAGCTTGACAGTCTGGTCGATGTCAATTCGGAAGGGGTGCCCATTACCAGCAGCCTGGTGGAGCGTCTGGCCGATGAGTTCCTGACTCTTAAAAATATGACTAGTGCTGTGGAGCTACAGTTATACGAGGCCAACGAAAAGATGGCTGAGCTGTTAGAGCAG CAACATGCAATGGAGGAGGAAAACGAAGCGCTGCGTACGGAAAACAGCAACTTGACCAAAGTGGCCAAGCTGCTGACAGAAAACATGAAGGAGAGTGTGGAAACCAGCCAGAA AATGGAGGCGGCTCTCATCAAGTTGAAGCAGCGCAATGATGAGCTTACAGCGAAGACACGCGATCTGACCGATGGACAGCCGGGAACCAGAACCAGCACCTCGTCCAGCGTGCTGAACGAGCAGGTGGAGTTCGAGCAGATCCAGGATCAGGTGCAGCAACAGGCCAGGGAGCACAACGAGCGCATTGTGGAAATG CAAAATCTAATGGATGCGGCTATAGCCAAAACTACTAACGATGaactaaaaaaattacaacttAAGTTGGAGATACTCGAGGAGCAGTTGCGCGAGGCAGTGACGCGTGCCGATCATGCCGAGGAGCAATTGGCGCTCTACCAGCAAAAATCGCTGGCTGCTCCACCgccacctcctcctccgccgccgccACCGCCTCCTCCAAAGGCAGGCCAACTTTTCCATGCCGTAGGACTGGTGGCAGCTGGTGGTGCCCTTGGCGGTGGTAGCTTGAGTGACCACATTGCCGGACATAGCTTGCGCAAGGGCAGCGGCGACAAGATCATCGAGAATGTGAAGCATCAGGTACAGGCCGAGGCAGCAACAG GTCTTGACGCTCTGATGCGCGAGTTCAAGTCGGGAGGCGTGACCCTGCGGAGGCGCAATCGCCGCAAGACGGGCACCAGCGAGGCCCTCAAGGAGATGTTCCAAGTACTAGAGATAAGTCAGAAGCAGAACCGCAACTCCAAGATATGCGTGGACCTGCACTCGGCCCGCGGAGTTGATCTTTAA
- the LOC108015557 gene encoding meiosis-specific nuclear structural protein 1 isoform X2, whose translation MERRGRIPVAKFRTQEAKTRSRSRVREPDYNEQDPEHDMFTLLEDNIALREENKALKLEIETHKTTQEEQQAQHDKVCMALESLQQQQTNFETQIKELSAKFNKALNERNALDKLHKMKVDQIHNLTSELEHIREKQQDQTPVTSPRLVLGSVELKRKLFKILQSGSTDSADSIGTQELDSLVDVNSEGVPITSSLVERLADEFLTLKNMTSAVELQLYEANEKMAELLEQQHAMEEENEALRTENSNLTKVAKLLTENMKESVETSQKMEAALIKLKQRNDELTAKTRDLTDGQPGTRTSTSSSVLNEQVEFEQIQDQVQQQAREHNERIVEMVLTL comes from the exons ATGGAGCGACGCGGACGCATTCCGGTGGCCAAGTTCCGAACCCAGGAGGCCAAGACGCGCAGCAGGAGTCGCGTGAGGGAGCCGGACTACAATGAGCAGGACCCGGAGCACGACATGTTCACCTTGCTGGAAGATAACATCGCCCTCAGGGAAGAGAACAAGGCTTTAAAACTGGAAATTGAAACCC ATAAAACCAcgcaggaggagcagcaggcTCAGCATGACAAGGTTTGCATGGCCTTGGAGTCcctgcaacagcagcagacCAATTTCGAGACCCAAATCAAGGAGCTGAGCGCAAAGTTTAACAAAGCTCTTAACGAACGAAATGCTTTGGATAAGCTGCACAAAATGAAGGTCGATCAGATACACAA TCTCACCAGCGAGCTTGAGCATATACGCGAGAAGCAGCAGGATCAGACACCTGTAACAAGCCCGCGTCTGGTTCTGGGATCCGTGGAACTCAAACGAAAGCTTTTTAAGATTCTGCAGTCGGGCAGCACAGACAGTGCCGACAGTATCGGCACTCAAGAGCTTGACAGTCTGGTCGATGTCAATTCGGAAGGGGTGCCCATTACCAGCAGCCTGGTGGAGCGTCTGGCCGATGAGTTCCTGACTCTTAAAAATATGACTAGTGCTGTGGAGCTACAGTTATACGAGGCCAACGAAAAGATGGCTGAGCTGTTAGAGCAG CAACATGCAATGGAGGAGGAAAACGAAGCGCTGCGTACGGAAAACAGCAACTTGACCAAAGTGGCCAAGCTGCTGACAGAAAACATGAAGGAGAGTGTGGAAACCAGCCAGAA AATGGAGGCGGCTCTCATCAAGTTGAAGCAGCGCAATGATGAGCTTACAGCGAAGACACGCGATCTGACCGATGGACAGCCGGGAACCAGAACCAGCACCTCGTCCAGCGTGCTGAACGAGCAGGTGGAGTTCGAGCAGATCCAGGATCAGGTGCAGCAACAGGCCAGGGAGCACAACGAGCGCATTGTGGAAATG GTCTTGACGCTCTGA